A genomic region of Magnolia sinica isolate HGM2019 chromosome 6, MsV1, whole genome shotgun sequence contains the following coding sequences:
- the LOC131249655 gene encoding uncharacterized protein LOC131249655 — MAHSLYLHHCIHPCTSTTKSFLFFHGRRECVLFQLSGIYKNVIATDASPEQLAFAQKLPNIRYQHTPSTISAEELARDVAPHGTVDLVIVARAFHWFDHPTFYQRVNLVLKKPNGVLAVWCYTVPRFNDSVDTVFLRLYAESAPYWASARKMVDDEYRSFDFPFESVEGTDHTGPLEFEMKRSMNLDAYLTYILSWSTYQTAHEKGIELLSEEVVEDFKRA; from the coding sequence ATGGCCCACTCACTATATTTACACCACTGCATCCATCCATGCACCTCAACAACTAAATCATTCCTATTTTTTCATGGCCGTCGCGAATGCGTCCTTTTTCAGTTATCTGGGATCTACAAGAACGTAATCGCCACAGACGCAAGCCCAGAACAGCTCGCCTTCGCACAAAAGCTCCCCAACATCCGCTACCAACATACTCCCTCCACGATATCCGCTGAGGAACTCGCACGTGATGTGGCCCCACATGGAACGGTCGATCTAGTGATAGTAGCCCGAGCCTTCCACTGGTTTGATCACCCCACATTCTACCAACGAGTGAACCTGGTACTCAAGAAACCCAATGGAGTGCTTGCAGTATGGTGTTACACTGTGCCACGATTCAATGACTCAGTCGACACCGTCTTTTTGCGATTGTATGCTGAGTCGGCACCCTACTGGGCTTCGGCTCGTAAGATGGTGGATGATGAGTATAGGAGTTTTGATTTCCCGTTCGAATCGGTGGAGGGAACTGACCACACTGGACCGTTAGAGTTCGAGATGAAGAGATCAATGAATTTGGATGCGTATCTTACATACATACTATCATGGTCCACTTATCAGACGGCGCATGAGAAGGGAATTGAGTTGTTGAGTGAGGAAGTGGTGGAAGATTTCAAGCGTGCATAG